The genomic stretch CATCTCCCTCAGGGATCTCTCAACATCGTTGATGTGGTGTAGCGTTGTATGGCTAACCACATAGTCAAAGCTGTTATCCTCATAGCGTAGGGATCTTGCATCCATCACCTCAAGCCTCAGCACCCCTTTCTCAACATAGCTCCTAAAGATCTTTCTAGCCTTCTCAACCCTCTTAGGATCTATATCTATGCTCACCATAAATCCCCCAAGATCATCAACGATCTTTAATAAGGTATATGTGTTAATCCCAAAACCCGTTGATACCTCAAGGATCTTCGAGCCCTTCCTATTGATATGCCTACTATATATATCCATAATATTTGATACAAGCCTCAGAACATTCGATGCCACTCTTACGAGGAGCATCAGACCACCCCTA from Sulfolobales archaeon encodes the following:
- a CDS encoding class I SAM-dependent methyltransferase, whose amino-acid sequence is MLLVRVASNVLRLVSNIMDIYSRHINRKGSKILEVSTGFGINTYTLLKIVDDLGGFMVSIDIDPKRVEKARKIFRSYVEKGVLRLEVMDARSLRYEDNSFDYVVSHTTLHHINDVERSLREMTRVLKPLGRIIIVDLRPITPLILIPGHSPRHIARTRETAIKYVKNNLAIIEEGVRGILYYVVASKQ